The Haloarcula sp. DT43 genome includes a region encoding these proteins:
- a CDS encoding FAD-dependent oxidoreductase, whose product MTDPFVVIGGDAAGLSAASKFAREAPTRDGIVFERGEWVSYAHCGTPYYVKGTVERLTDLLSLTPADAADRGIDLRRNHEVVGIDTDAGTVTVAHDGGTFSQPYGDLLVATGAHAVTGSIPGSDLDGAFTMHGLDSAAAVRAALAAPGESAVDTTIEYVDAALVEKYADWQPPERVAVVGGGYVGVEMAEAFRAHGVETHLFQRSGRLLPPFGETVGERVADHLREQGVTLHLNTAVQELRGDDGRVAAVVHDGGATDVGLALVGIGVGPNTDLVADTPVALGDTGAIAVDEYGATSVDGVYAAGDCAEARHAVTGAPDWVPLGLTANRAGRAIGATVAGEPSPVGDIAGTAVVKAFDLECGRVGLLDDERASDAGFDPVSESVTAGSRSGYYPGGDATDVTLVTDRGSGRLLGGAIVGRDRAAIRIDTLATAIEADMTVDELERLDLGYAPPFSPVWDPVLVAAKVLDGRLE is encoded by the coding sequence ATGACGGACCCGTTCGTAGTCATCGGCGGCGACGCGGCCGGACTGAGCGCCGCGAGCAAGTTCGCCCGAGAGGCCCCGACCCGTGACGGTATCGTCTTCGAGAGGGGCGAGTGGGTGTCCTACGCCCACTGCGGCACGCCCTATTACGTGAAAGGAACGGTCGAGCGGCTGACGGACCTGCTCTCGCTGACGCCCGCGGACGCGGCCGACCGGGGTATCGACCTCCGCCGGAACCACGAGGTGGTCGGCATCGACACCGACGCCGGGACGGTCACCGTCGCCCACGACGGCGGAACGTTCAGCCAGCCCTACGGCGACCTGCTGGTCGCGACGGGGGCCCACGCCGTGACCGGGTCGATACCGGGGTCGGACCTCGACGGCGCGTTCACGATGCACGGGCTGGACTCGGCGGCCGCGGTCCGGGCCGCGCTGGCAGCACCCGGCGAGTCCGCCGTCGACACGACCATCGAGTACGTCGACGCGGCGCTGGTCGAGAAGTACGCCGACTGGCAGCCGCCGGAGCGGGTGGCCGTCGTCGGCGGCGGCTACGTCGGCGTTGAGATGGCCGAAGCGTTCCGGGCTCACGGCGTCGAGACGCACCTCTTCCAGCGGTCCGGCCGCCTCCTACCGCCGTTCGGCGAGACGGTGGGCGAGCGCGTCGCCGACCACCTCCGGGAACAGGGTGTGACGCTGCATTTGAACACCGCCGTCCAGGAACTCCGCGGCGACGACGGGCGCGTCGCGGCGGTCGTCCACGACGGCGGGGCGACCGACGTGGGCCTCGCGCTGGTCGGTATCGGGGTCGGGCCGAACACCGACCTCGTCGCGGACACCCCGGTCGCCCTCGGGGACACCGGCGCGATAGCGGTCGACGAGTACGGGGCGACGAGCGTCGACGGCGTCTACGCCGCCGGTGACTGCGCCGAGGCCCGCCACGCCGTGACCGGCGCGCCGGACTGGGTGCCGCTCGGACTGACCGCGAACCGGGCCGGGCGCGCCATCGGGGCGACCGTCGCCGGGGAGCCCTCGCCCGTCGGCGACATCGCCGGCACGGCCGTTGTCAAGGCGTTCGACCTCGAATGCGGGCGCGTCGGCCTCCTCGACGACGAGCGGGCCAGCGACGCCGGCTTCGACCCGGTGTCGGAGTCGGTCACGGCCGGCTCCCGGTCGGGCTATTACCCCGGCGGCGACGCCACCGACGTGACGCTCGTCACCGACCGGGGGAGCGGCCGCCTGCTGGGCGGCGCAATCGTCGGCCGGGACCGGGCGGCGATACGCATCGACACCCTGGCGACGGCCATCGAGGCGGACATGACCGTCGACGAACTCGAACGGCTGGACCTGGGGTACGCCCCGCCGTTCAGCCCCGTCTGGGACCCGGTGCTCGTCGCCGCGAAAGTCCTCGACGGGCGTCTTGAGTGA
- a CDS encoding pyridoxamine 5'-phosphate oxidase family protein, producing MTIDQLAEYGLEQMADEEIRAFLADHSTGVLGLPTADIPYLVPLSYGFDDGAALYFTYLLGESSRKADLTEQAGRGRFLVYDIETAFEWQSVMLDGDISRVPEAEWDDITALTQNAWRPNTLQTATTSGGVALYEFEITDLAGIRQTGLAPGFRENIEP from the coding sequence ATGACAATCGACCAACTAGCGGAGTACGGACTCGAACAGATGGCCGACGAGGAGATACGGGCGTTCCTCGCCGACCACTCGACCGGGGTACTGGGCCTGCCGACGGCGGACATCCCGTATCTGGTGCCGCTGTCGTACGGCTTCGACGACGGGGCCGCACTCTACTTCACCTACCTCCTCGGCGAGTCGAGTCGGAAGGCCGACCTGACCGAGCAGGCGGGCCGTGGCCGGTTTCTCGTCTACGACATCGAAACCGCCTTCGAGTGGCAGAGCGTGATGCTCGACGGCGATATCAGCAGAGTGCCCGAAGCGGAGTGGGACGATATCACGGCGCTGACACAGAACGCCTGGCGACCCAACACGCTCCAGACGGCCACCACCTCCGGCGGTGTCGCGCTCTACGAGTTCGAGATTACGGACCTGGCCGGCATCCGCCAGACCGGGCTGGCCCCCGGCTTCCGGGAGAACATCGAGCCGTG